The proteins below come from a single Gemmatimonadaceae bacterium genomic window:
- a CDS encoding DUF4173 domain-containing protein, protein MPIPATPTGPLAAHANDSDPGRVVDRQRVARTVLGHGILLGIAGDALLRENAVGLNVTIWLLALVAAVVAVTHAQHGRIAPAQREPLAAAIAFALLLTLRDAPLLAVAAIVASLGSTALAALVAAPGALPPLSRLPVRAIVDAGARFVPQGLVGAIFFLVGDARLVVRGERRALAVTRVVVQAVGLAVAAGWLLLTLLRAGDAVFARTTDSLFAWSPPNVLQHVVFAALFAWPALGWLHRWSAYRGPLDLPVPLPTLSATNATTVLSTMNIVFVAFLAVQVRVLFGGQAYVQAVTGLTLAEYARSGFFALVVTTAVVLVTLLALDGAAAQGALAGVRRHRLLATSLVAMVALLLLSALVRMRLYMDAFGLSIDRVYATVAMAWITIALVGFGATVLRGRSDAFVAVALRSGWAVLLAVAIADPEGAVARSNLARAAAARGAFDAPYHATLSADATPALVAALAAAPPDSTTCAVAWRLMQRNDADHGFATWNLGRVRARDAVSAAAPTWRAACPRVAADTPRVP, encoded by the coding sequence ATGCCGATTCCTGCCACCCCGACCGGCCCTCTCGCCGCCCACGCCAACGACAGCGACCCTGGTCGCGTCGTCGATCGCCAGCGCGTTGCGCGCACCGTCCTGGGGCACGGCATCCTCCTCGGAATCGCCGGCGATGCCCTGCTCCGCGAGAACGCGGTGGGCCTCAACGTCACCATCTGGCTCCTGGCCCTGGTGGCCGCGGTGGTGGCGGTGACGCATGCGCAGCACGGCCGGATCGCGCCCGCCCAGCGCGAGCCGCTGGCCGCGGCGATCGCGTTCGCGCTCCTGCTCACCCTGCGCGACGCACCGCTGCTCGCGGTTGCCGCCATCGTCGCGTCGTTAGGCTCGACGGCCCTCGCCGCCCTCGTCGCGGCCCCGGGCGCCCTGCCACCGCTCAGTCGGCTCCCGGTGCGCGCGATCGTCGACGCTGGCGCCCGCTTCGTGCCGCAGGGCCTCGTGGGCGCGATCTTCTTCCTGGTGGGGGATGCGCGCCTCGTCGTGCGAGGCGAGCGACGCGCTCTCGCCGTGACGCGAGTGGTCGTCCAGGCCGTTGGGCTCGCGGTCGCCGCGGGATGGCTTCTCCTGACGCTCCTGCGCGCCGGGGATGCGGTCTTCGCGCGGACCACCGACAGCCTCTTCGCCTGGAGCCCGCCCAACGTCCTGCAACACGTGGTGTTTGCCGCCCTGTTCGCGTGGCCGGCGCTCGGATGGCTGCACCGCTGGTCCGCCTACCGCGGACCCCTCGACCTGCCCGTACCCCTGCCGACGCTGTCGGCCACCAACGCAACGACGGTGCTCTCGACCATGAACATCGTGTTCGTGGCATTCCTCGCCGTCCAGGTGCGCGTGCTCTTTGGCGGCCAGGCCTACGTGCAGGCCGTCACCGGCCTCACGCTCGCCGAATACGCGCGCTCGGGATTCTTTGCGCTCGTGGTCACGACCGCGGTGGTGCTGGTGACGCTCCTCGCGCTCGATGGCGCGGCCGCGCAGGGAGCGCTGGCCGGCGTCAGGCGTCACCGCCTGCTTGCCACCAGCCTCGTCGCCATGGTCGCCCTCCTGCTCCTCTCGGCGCTCGTCCGCATGCGCCTCTACATGGACGCGTTTGGGCTTTCCATCGATCGCGTGTACGCCACGGTGGCGATGGCGTGGATTACCATCGCGCTCGTCGGCTTCGGCGCGACGGTCCTGCGTGGCCGGAGCGACGCCTTCGTGGCCGTGGCACTCCGCAGCGGATGGGCCGTCCTGCTGGCCGTCGCCATTGCCGATCCGGAAGGTGCGGTCGCCCGATCCAACCTGGCCCGCGCTGCAGCGGCGCGCGGCGCTTTCGATGCGCCGTACCACGCCACGCTCTCGGCGGACGCCACGCCTGCCCTGGTGGCGGCCCTCGCCGCGGCGCCGCCGGACTCCACCACGTGTGCGGTCGCCTGGCGCCTGATGCAGCGCAACGACGCCGACCACGGCTTCGCCACGTGGAATCTGGGTCGGGTTCGTGCGCGGGACGCGGTCAGTGCCGCCGCGCCGACGTGGCGTGCGGCGTGCCCACGTGTCGCGGCCGACACGCCGCGCGTACCGTAG
- a CDS encoding RDD family protein, translating to MTSRSAWYYADLAGREGPISWDALLAAVQRGQLSPRGLVWAPGVDDWVPAGEIPWLFGSPGDVPADLIDDGFDGDGVAAPPPLTHTIYGRSRQSTRSPIGRRGQQVAPVVSRALAALIDLLIVVLLTVAIGGIIGALILRANPASALDTVATVRTATFFVLPLLYHVAAESFSGTTIGKRVFGLMVVDAAGETPFASRIVVRSLVRYLVLLALIMAIVFGREEYHGDGEMEGRVLLALALPYLALCAALASRRERRMPHDRVAGTWVVRRPSRPRAVSTPQGSGSSFA from the coding sequence ATGACCTCGCGCTCCGCGTGGTACTACGCCGATCTCGCGGGCCGCGAAGGTCCGATCTCATGGGACGCTCTGCTGGCAGCCGTGCAGCGCGGCCAGCTCTCCCCGCGCGGTCTGGTGTGGGCGCCGGGCGTCGATGACTGGGTGCCTGCCGGCGAGATTCCCTGGCTCTTCGGCTCGCCGGGCGACGTTCCGGCTGATCTGATCGATGACGGCTTCGATGGGGATGGCGTGGCGGCACCACCGCCGCTCACGCACACCATCTATGGGCGCTCGCGCCAGTCCACGCGCTCACCCATCGGTCGGCGGGGGCAGCAGGTGGCACCGGTCGTCTCCCGCGCGCTCGCCGCGCTCATCGATCTGCTGATCGTGGTGCTCCTCACGGTGGCGATCGGCGGCATCATCGGCGCGCTCATCCTGCGCGCGAATCCCGCGAGCGCCCTCGACACGGTGGCGACGGTGCGGACCGCGACGTTCTTCGTGCTGCCGCTCCTTTACCACGTGGCCGCGGAGTCGTTCAGCGGGACTACGATCGGCAAGCGCGTGTTTGGGCTCATGGTGGTCGATGCGGCCGGGGAGACCCCGTTCGCCTCCCGCATCGTCGTGCGATCGCTGGTCCGCTACCTGGTGCTGCTGGCCCTGATCATGGCCATCGTCTTCGGTCGCGAGGAGTACCACGGTGATGGTGAGATGGAAGGCCGTGTGCTCCTGGCGCTTGCGCTCCCGTACCTCGCGTTGTGTGCCGCGCTCGCGTCACGCAGGGAGCGGCGGATGCCGCACGATCGCGTGGCGGGCACCTGGGTCGTGCGTCGGCCATCGCGCCCGCGCGCCGTGAGCACGCCTCAGGGTTCGGGCAGCTCCTTCGCGTAG
- a CDS encoding ATP-binding protein, translating to MSTGEYGKVAIDPERPWPGLLSFPEVAARLFHGRGREVSELLRLLEAEPVTFLYGKSGLGKTSLLQAGLFPRLRERDRLPVYLRLGHGAGAPDAREQLFRALTAAMDQASIDGPRPLPDESAWSFLHRRGVEWWSPRNRLVRPVIVIDQFEELFTLGQESAEARERVAGTIDLLEELTTQRPGAAQRRVFDATPESIEGYDYDVVRYHVLFAFREDFLPQFDQLRERLRINPHHRLALERLTGADARDSVLGTGGRLVEPEVAETIVRFVAGDTRGGTRALGDLEVEPWLLSLVCEQVNERRLAATPVPRRISEALLTGSRDEILSQYYARCVEALDPRVPAFLEDRLLTEGGYRTPYPYDEAIRIDGITPKVIDELVDRRLVRREQQQGMHRLEVTHDVLGPVMLRYRQQRQSHERDAIGRLRTIAERRKAAEGRRRSGQLVVAATVLVTLIGVFAFLQSRAATRAERLLGWSRETQSHTYTALLQFIRESKDDEDARNAVDSLVVATNAVRRGVRGDPLLTSQELQYAFLGALAWGDSSQATSYAGRVLDLADSLHVLLGAGRGGNDAEFSYRLAGILAARRGDTLRLRDNLNRQLALLADSSLSTFNTEKIASAAMNLASLAPSHVDRQTLLRRAIDAVHQAGYARVSLSILDSLTGTISRYATAARDDLDLDSATVQHAHALARDAYSLRTHALEVRYEDDSTNTALRARYAGSLGNLAWFELLSGDYAASLGSSNHALRLDPSLDWIAQNARHARVFRGELRRMEAELLRLAPRQLRTATGTYAEVALQDIAVFRAARLRHPDLDRYEQLFRRSVR from the coding sequence ATGAGCACCGGCGAATACGGCAAGGTGGCCATCGATCCCGAACGTCCCTGGCCCGGGCTGCTCTCCTTTCCCGAGGTGGCGGCGCGCCTGTTTCATGGGCGCGGACGCGAGGTGTCCGAGCTGCTGCGCCTGCTCGAAGCGGAGCCGGTGACGTTCCTGTATGGCAAGTCCGGGTTGGGAAAGACGTCGCTGCTGCAGGCCGGGCTCTTTCCGCGACTGCGCGAACGCGACCGGTTGCCGGTGTATCTGCGACTCGGTCATGGGGCCGGGGCGCCGGACGCGCGGGAGCAGCTCTTTCGCGCGCTCACCGCGGCCATGGACCAGGCGTCGATCGACGGGCCGCGGCCGCTGCCTGACGAGTCGGCGTGGTCGTTCCTCCACCGGCGCGGTGTGGAGTGGTGGAGCCCACGCAACCGTCTCGTGCGACCGGTGATCGTGATCGACCAGTTCGAGGAACTGTTCACGCTGGGACAGGAGTCAGCCGAGGCACGGGAGCGTGTCGCGGGCACCATCGACCTGCTCGAGGAGCTCACCACGCAACGGCCTGGCGCGGCGCAGCGACGTGTCTTTGATGCCACACCGGAGTCGATCGAAGGCTACGACTACGACGTGGTGCGGTATCACGTGCTGTTCGCCTTCCGCGAGGACTTCCTTCCGCAGTTTGACCAGCTGCGCGAGCGACTGCGGATCAACCCGCATCATCGGCTCGCGCTCGAGCGGCTCACCGGCGCGGACGCGCGCGACTCCGTGCTGGGGACGGGCGGACGGTTGGTCGAGCCCGAGGTGGCCGAGACGATCGTGCGGTTCGTGGCGGGCGATACGCGTGGAGGCACCCGCGCCCTGGGCGACCTCGAAGTGGAGCCCTGGCTCCTGTCGCTGGTGTGCGAGCAGGTGAACGAACGGCGCCTTGCGGCAACCCCGGTGCCGCGCCGCATCTCCGAGGCACTGCTCACCGGATCGCGCGATGAGATCCTCTCGCAGTACTACGCGCGATGCGTCGAAGCCCTCGACCCGCGCGTCCCTGCGTTCCTCGAAGACCGCCTGCTCACCGAAGGCGGCTACCGCACGCCGTATCCGTACGACGAAGCGATCCGCATCGACGGCATCACACCGAAAGTGATCGACGAGCTGGTCGATCGGCGGCTCGTCCGACGGGAGCAGCAGCAGGGGATGCATCGGCTCGAAGTCACGCACGATGTCCTTGGACCGGTGATGTTGCGGTATCGGCAACAGCGACAGTCGCACGAACGTGATGCCATCGGACGCCTCCGCACGATCGCGGAACGCCGCAAGGCGGCCGAAGGTCGGCGTCGGTCGGGCCAGCTCGTGGTGGCCGCGACGGTGCTCGTGACGCTCATCGGCGTGTTTGCCTTTCTGCAGTCGCGCGCCGCCACGCGCGCCGAGCGCCTGCTGGGCTGGTCGCGCGAGACGCAGTCGCATACGTACACGGCGCTGCTGCAGTTCATCCGTGAGTCGAAGGACGACGAGGACGCGCGCAACGCGGTGGATTCGCTCGTCGTCGCCACCAACGCCGTGCGGCGCGGCGTGCGCGGCGATCCGCTGCTCACCTCGCAGGAACTGCAGTACGCGTTCCTGGGCGCACTCGCCTGGGGAGACAGCAGTCAGGCGACGAGCTATGCAGGGCGGGTGCTGGACCTCGCGGATTCCCTGCACGTGCTGCTGGGCGCGGGTCGGGGAGGGAATGACGCCGAGTTTTCGTATCGACTGGCCGGCATTCTCGCGGCGCGCCGCGGCGACACGCTTCGGTTGCGCGACAACCTCAATCGACAGCTCGCCCTCCTCGCCGACTCATCCCTCTCGACGTTCAATACGGAGAAGATCGCGAGTGCAGCGATGAATCTCGCCTCGCTCGCGCCTTCCCACGTCGATCGGCAGACCCTGCTGCGGCGTGCCATCGATGCGGTCCATCAGGCGGGGTATGCGCGCGTGTCGCTGTCGATCCTCGACAGCCTCACGGGGACCATCAGCCGATACGCGACGGCCGCGCGCGACGACCTCGACCTGGACTCCGCCACGGTTCAGCACGCGCACGCCCTCGCGCGTGACGCCTACAGCCTCCGCACACACGCCCTCGAAGTCCGCTACGAGGACGACTCCACCAACACGGCGCTGCGAGCGCGCTACGCCGGCAGTCTTGGCAACCTGGCGTGGTTCGAACTGCTGTCGGGCGACTACGCGGCCAGCCTCGGAAGCTCAAACCACGCGCTGCGGCTGGATCCTTCGCTGGACTGGATTGCCCAGAACGCCCGTCACGCCCGCGTCTTTCGCGGAGAGCTGCGCCGGATGGAGGCCGAACTCCTGCGCCTCGCGCCACGCCAGCTCCGGACCGCGACCGGCACGTACGCCGAAGTCGCGCTGCAGGATATCGCGGTGTTCAGGGCCGCACGACTGCGTCACCCCGACCTCGACCGGTACGAGCAACTCTTCCGGCGGAGTGTGCGATGA
- a CDS encoding toll/interleukin-1 receptor domain-containing protein, with translation MRPPSPPDLSSWEEFDLLLTRIRAGVVVPVVGAELLMVDDGAGGRVHLHDWIARELTGPLGLGATPVRSGFSLNDLVEAFLRQPDRRRAHLYRRVHQLLSGAMPAPPAALSRLAQITDFPLLLSTTFDDLLFRAVRESGRAGGARAEQRSFSPRRADDLDASWTRSADAAPIVYHLFGKADIEPDFALCDEDVLEFLVAMHAEHQSPRRLFDVVRGSNLLFIGCDFPDWLSRFFLRTLKRSRLSAEREQLEVVADTVVVADERLAGFFRRFSYQTYVYPGDAAHFVDELYRRWSALSPAPVVAPMPTTPSVPGRPLGSAEGCVFISYAAEDRPAAVRLRAALVDAGIDVWMDDQRLDAGAAYDRIIEDAIRHCALFLPVVSRNTESRQEGYFRREWRLADERTHRLSARRRFVIPVTTDGVPASGSDTPQSFKTVTWGKAPGGDPTPLVIHDVREAYRAVRREQGA, from the coding sequence ATGCGGCCTCCTTCTCCCCCCGATCTTTCCTCCTGGGAAGAGTTCGACCTGCTGCTGACCCGGATTCGCGCCGGCGTCGTGGTGCCGGTCGTGGGCGCCGAGCTGCTGATGGTCGACGACGGTGCCGGCGGTCGCGTGCACCTTCACGACTGGATCGCGCGCGAACTCACCGGGCCGCTGGGACTCGGCGCCACACCGGTGCGTTCGGGGTTCTCACTCAACGATCTGGTGGAGGCCTTCCTTCGCCAGCCGGATCGTCGTCGCGCGCATCTCTATCGCCGCGTGCACCAACTGCTCAGTGGCGCCATGCCGGCACCGCCCGCAGCGCTCAGTCGACTCGCGCAGATCACCGACTTCCCGCTGCTGCTCTCCACCACGTTCGACGACCTGCTGTTCCGCGCCGTGCGCGAGAGCGGGCGGGCAGGCGGTGCCCGAGCGGAGCAGCGGAGCTTTTCTCCGCGCCGAGCTGATGACCTCGACGCGAGCTGGACGCGGTCGGCGGACGCGGCACCGATCGTCTACCATCTCTTCGGCAAGGCCGACATCGAGCCGGACTTTGCCCTGTGCGATGAAGACGTGCTCGAGTTTCTCGTCGCGATGCACGCCGAGCACCAGAGTCCGCGCCGGCTCTTTGACGTGGTGCGCGGGAGCAACCTGCTGTTCATCGGTTGTGACTTTCCCGATTGGCTGTCGCGATTCTTCCTGCGCACGCTCAAGCGCTCGCGCCTCTCGGCGGAGCGGGAGCAGCTGGAAGTGGTGGCCGACACCGTGGTGGTCGCCGATGAGCGACTGGCGGGCTTCTTCAGGCGATTCAGCTACCAGACGTATGTGTACCCCGGCGATGCGGCGCACTTCGTGGATGAGCTGTACCGGCGCTGGTCCGCCCTGTCGCCGGCGCCGGTGGTGGCACCGATGCCCACGACGCCTTCCGTACCGGGTCGTCCGCTTGGCAGTGCGGAAGGGTGCGTGTTCATCTCGTATGCCGCCGAGGATCGCCCCGCCGCGGTGCGGCTCCGCGCTGCGCTGGTGGATGCGGGCATCGACGTGTGGATGGACGACCAGCGGCTCGACGCCGGCGCGGCCTACGATCGCATCATCGAAGACGCCATCCGGCACTGTGCGCTCTTTCTTCCGGTCGTCTCGCGGAACACTGAATCGCGCCAGGAGGGCTACTTTCGGCGCGAGTGGCGGCTGGCCGACGAGCGCACGCATCGCCTCAGCGCGCGACGGCGCTTCGTGATTCCCGTGACCACCGATGGTGTGCCGGCCAGCGGGTCGGACACGCCGCAGAGTTTCAAGACGGTCACGTGGGGGAAGGCGCCCGGCGGTGACCCGACACCGCTCGTGATCCACGACGTGCGTGAAGCCTATCGCGCCGTGCGCCGGGAGCAGGGCGCATGA
- a CDS encoding CoF synthetase — MRTTFAALAYIVTSPIVTLLHRVGLCGSLFALPGFERLRWKLGELGAWLRFQEAWRTVPAYRAFIARRVGSTAGGLLAIEHVPVTDKASYVNAWPLEARCVRGALPASGVVIDESSGTGGAPTSWVRGARERDANARAIRRGLQHRLGRRPIFVINAFALGPWATGINLTLSLSRWCRVKSLGPDIAKIGNTLRDFGQGHHFVIMGYPPFLKQLVDTLEIDWVQYRVSMIYGGEGMSESMRRYLMNRGIERVYGSYGASDLDLNIAAETELTIALRRLLADRPELAARLVHHRGSMPMIFQFNPADFFIETNADGELLVTVCRPDYVAPKVRYNIHDLGHVVRFPELAKVLAEVGIPVASLDRSALDLPLLFLYGRADAAVSYYGCKIPPADVQEALYRVHAIAGEVDGFQLATFDDAEGDKRLVLHLEVTEALAGADAGPWTGPVFDALAAVNQDFRESRRMVPAGKQPSLVLHARGEGPFAGMDPRVKRRYIAPAVGAPEPELTAAS; from the coding sequence ATGCGCACCACCTTCGCGGCGCTCGCATACATCGTCACCTCGCCGATCGTCACCCTGCTGCACCGCGTTGGGCTCTGCGGCAGCCTGTTCGCCCTCCCCGGATTCGAACGCTTGCGGTGGAAGCTCGGCGAGCTTGGCGCGTGGCTCCGATTCCAGGAGGCGTGGCGCACCGTGCCTGCCTACCGCGCGTTCATCGCGCGCCGCGTAGGGAGTACCGCCGGTGGATTGCTGGCCATCGAGCACGTGCCAGTCACCGACAAGGCGTCGTACGTGAACGCCTGGCCGCTCGAGGCGCGCTGCGTGCGGGGTGCGCTGCCAGCGAGTGGTGTCGTGATCGACGAGTCTTCGGGAACCGGCGGCGCGCCGACGAGCTGGGTGCGCGGGGCGCGCGAACGCGATGCCAACGCGCGCGCGATTCGTCGCGGCCTTCAGCACCGTCTCGGTCGCCGCCCGATCTTCGTGATCAACGCGTTTGCCCTCGGACCCTGGGCGACGGGAATCAACCTCACGCTCTCCCTCTCGCGCTGGTGTCGCGTCAAGTCCCTCGGCCCCGACATCGCCAAGATCGGCAACACCCTGCGCGACTTCGGGCAGGGGCACCACTTCGTGATCATGGGCTATCCGCCCTTCCTCAAGCAGCTGGTGGACACCCTCGAGATCGACTGGGTCCAGTACCGCGTTTCCATGATCTATGGTGGCGAAGGCATGAGCGAATCGATGCGTCGGTACCTCATGAATCGCGGCATCGAACGCGTGTACGGCTCCTACGGCGCGTCTGACCTGGACCTCAACATTGCCGCCGAGACCGAGCTGACGATCGCGCTCCGGCGCCTGCTTGCCGACCGGCCTGAGCTCGCCGCGCGACTAGTGCACCATCGGGGCAGCATGCCAATGATCTTTCAGTTCAACCCCGCCGATTTCTTCATCGAGACCAACGCGGACGGCGAGCTGCTCGTGACCGTGTGCCGGCCGGACTACGTGGCGCCCAAAGTGCGGTACAACATCCACGACCTCGGCCACGTCGTGCGCTTTCCCGAGTTGGCGAAAGTACTGGCCGAGGTCGGCATCCCGGTCGCGTCACTCGATCGCTCGGCGCTCGACCTGCCATTGCTCTTTCTGTACGGTCGAGCCGACGCCGCGGTCTCCTACTACGGATGCAAGATCCCGCCGGCCGACGTGCAGGAAGCCTTGTATCGGGTGCATGCCATCGCCGGTGAGGTGGACGGCTTCCAGCTCGCTACGTTTGACGATGCCGAGGGTGACAAGCGGCTCGTGCTGCACCTCGAGGTGACCGAGGCGCTGGCCGGTGCCGACGCCGGACCATGGACAGGGCCCGTGTTTGATGCGCTGGCGGCGGTCAACCAGGATTTCCGCGAATCGCGCCGCATGGTGCCGGCCGGAAAGCAGCCGTCGCTGGTCCTGCACGCGCGTGGGGAAGGACCGTTCGCCGGCATGGATCCGCGCGTCAAGCGGCGCTACATCGCGCCCGCAGTCGGCGCACCCGAGCCGGAGCTCACGGCGGCGTCCTGA